Part of the Halalkalibacter krulwichiae genome is shown below.
CTACTGCTCTGCCAATCCCACTATCACCACCTGTTACAATCGCTACTTTTCCTTTTAATTTTCCAGCTGGCTGATAGTTAGGATTTTCAGCAATTGGCTTAGGTGTCATCTTATACTCTAAACCAGGCTGTTGCTCCTGTTGCTGAGGGGGAAAAGCAACAGGCTTTTCCTTGCATTTTACCTCTTTATCATAATAGGGATAACTCGGGTACAACGATCTCTCTCCTTTCCTTCAGCAAAAAGCTCTTATAGCCTATTCCCTCTTTTTGTAAATGTGTGCCTAATCGTTCATTAATTGTTAATACATGTTTCCTTCTGTACTTGCTATAATAATGAAATAGATTTTCACTAAATAAACCATTGGAGTTGATTATCCTGAGTACATCATTGAAAGCTTTTCGAGTCATTGGTTTATTAGAAGGCATTTCATTTCTACTTCTTCTTGGAATTGCTATGCCGCTTAAATACATGTTAGACATGCCTTTAATGGTCACCTATGTCGGTGCTGCACATGGAGCATTGTTTGTCCTTTATATTGGAGCAGTTGTTCATATGAAAATAAGCGAGAACT
Proteins encoded:
- a CDS encoding DUF3817 domain-containing protein; this translates as MKAFRVIGLLEGISFLLLLGIAMPLKYMLDMPLMVTYVGAAHGALFVLYIGAVVHMKISENWSYKKSFLACVASIMPFGPFIFDKKLLHVEEPVTKGF